One segment of Alistipes finegoldii DSM 17242 DNA contains the following:
- a CDS encoding helix-turn-helix domain-containing protein translates to MKYNYEIRLKAVKLVLEGGLSVREAGCHLGCGRSQVHLWVTLFERHGLAGLKLRHGSYSAEFKLSVLKHMHQNHLSLLETAVHFGIPGPFVIRQWERLYQNQGAEGLRRKPQRRRPAMSKSKTKKVKLKTTPHEELLKELEYLRAENAYLKKLQALVEERIVRESGKEPKPSKD, encoded by the coding sequence ATGAAATATAATTATGAGATTCGTTTAAAGGCCGTAAAACTGGTACTCGAAGGCGGACTTTCGGTTAGGGAAGCCGGATGTCACTTGGGCTGTGGCCGCTCGCAAGTTCACTTGTGGGTAACATTATTCGAGCGCCATGGCCTTGCCGGCCTTAAGCTGCGCCACGGTAGCTACAGTGCAGAATTTAAGTTGTCAGTTTTGAAGCATATGCACCAAAATCATCTATCTTTGCTGGAGACAGCAGTGCATTTCGGCATTCCGGGCCCTTTTGTTATTCGTCAATGGGAGCGGCTCTATCAAAACCAAGGTGCTGAAGGCCTGCGGCGTAAACCGCAAAGAAGGAGGCCGGCCATGAGTAAATCGAAGACTAAAAAAGTCAAACTCAAAACGACTCCGCACGAAGAGTTGCTTAAGGAACTGGAGTATCTTCGTGCCGAGAATGCTTACTTAAAAAAATTGCAGGCCTTAGTCGAGGAGCGCATTGTCCGCGAGAGCGGGAAAGAGCCCAAGCCATCGAAGGACTAA
- the folE gene encoding GTP cyclohydrolase I FolE: protein MEERTYNKEERFDARTIEALKLHYAEILRLLGEDPSREGLLKTPERVAKAMAFLTKGYEENPLEIIRSATFREEYKQMVLVKDIELYSLCEHHMLPFYGKAHVAYIPNGHITGLSKIARVVECYARRLQVQERLTVQIRDCIQEALNPMGVAVVIEASHMCMQMRGIEKQQSATTTSAFTGIFLSDHRTREEFMTLISHKYR, encoded by the coding sequence ATGGAAGAGAGAACTTACAACAAAGAGGAACGTTTCGACGCCCGGACCATCGAGGCGCTGAAGCTCCATTACGCCGAAATCCTGCGGCTGCTGGGGGAGGACCCTTCGCGCGAAGGACTTCTGAAAACCCCCGAACGCGTCGCCAAGGCGATGGCGTTCCTGACGAAGGGATACGAAGAGAATCCGCTCGAAATCATCCGCTCCGCGACGTTCCGCGAAGAGTACAAACAGATGGTGCTCGTGAAGGACATCGAGCTGTACTCGCTCTGCGAACACCATATGCTGCCGTTTTACGGCAAGGCGCACGTCGCCTACATCCCCAACGGACACATCACGGGACTTTCCAAAATCGCCCGCGTCGTGGAGTGCTACGCCCGCCGCCTGCAGGTGCAGGAGCGGCTGACGGTGCAGATCCGCGACTGCATACAGGAGGCGCTCAACCCGATGGGCGTGGCCGTGGTGATCGAGGCCAGCCACATGTGCATGCAGATGCGCGGCATCGAAAAACAGCAGTCGGCGACGACCACGTCGGCGTTCACGGGCATTTTCCTCTCGGACCACCGCACGCGCGAGGAGTTCATGACCCTCATATCGCACAAATACCGGTAG
- the rdgB gene encoding RdgB/HAM1 family non-canonical purine NTP pyrophosphatase, which yields MNILFATNNAHKLMEVQAVLGPGFRLVTPRECGVTEEIPEEQQTLEGNASQKAHYLNDRTGLDCFADDTGLEVKALGGAPGVHSARYATDGHDFAANNRLLLKNLEGATDRRAQFRTVISLILNGEEHLFEGVVEGRIIDREEGHEGFGYDPLFIPDGYDKTFAQMSTEEKNEVSHRARAVRKLAAYLHSAGK from the coding sequence GTGAATATCCTCTTCGCTACGAATAACGCGCATAAACTCATGGAGGTGCAGGCCGTGCTGGGTCCCGGCTTCCGGCTGGTGACGCCCCGCGAATGCGGCGTCACGGAGGAGATTCCCGAAGAGCAGCAGACCCTCGAAGGCAACGCTTCGCAGAAGGCGCATTACCTCAACGACCGCACGGGACTCGACTGCTTCGCCGACGATACCGGACTCGAAGTGAAGGCGCTGGGCGGCGCTCCGGGCGTGCATTCGGCCCGTTACGCCACCGACGGACACGATTTCGCGGCCAACAACCGCCTGCTGCTGAAAAACCTCGAAGGAGCGACCGACCGCCGGGCGCAGTTCAGAACGGTCATTTCGCTGATCCTCAACGGCGAAGAACACCTTTTCGAAGGTGTGGTCGAAGGGCGCATCATCGACCGCGAAGAGGGGCACGAAGGCTTCGGGTACGATCCGCTGTTCATACCCGACGGATACGACAAGACCTTCGCCCAGATGTCCACCGAAGAGAAAAACGAGGTTTCGCACCGCGCCCGCGCCGTACGCAAACTCGCGGCCTATTTGCATTCCGCCGGGAAATAG
- a CDS encoding HAD family hydrolase, producing the protein MDYRFNIALIYDFDGTLAPGNMQEYDFIPAVGKSNKEFWTEANTLAEEQDADMVLTYMARMLQEAKSKGLSLRREAFQESGRRVTLYKGVREWFERINAYGAARGIRILHYINSSGMKEIIEGTEIAHEFRKIYACSFLYDVDGIAYWPAVAVNYTNKTQFIFKINKGVESVFDSKLVNRYIPENERPIPFKHMIYVGDGTTDIPCMRLVKNSGGHSIAVYNPDQKGARREMASLIHDNRVSHVCPADYSEGSDMDVLVKTIIDKIDLDDKLEKLEVVK; encoded by the coding sequence ATGGATTACCGATTCAACATCGCCCTGATTTACGATTTCGACGGCACGCTCGCCCCCGGCAACATGCAGGAGTACGACTTCATCCCCGCCGTAGGCAAAAGCAACAAGGAGTTCTGGACCGAAGCCAACACGCTGGCCGAGGAGCAGGACGCCGACATGGTCCTGACCTACATGGCGCGCATGCTTCAGGAGGCCAAATCGAAAGGACTGTCACTGCGGCGCGAAGCCTTTCAGGAGTCGGGCCGCCGCGTGACGCTTTACAAAGGCGTCAGGGAGTGGTTCGAGCGGATAAACGCCTACGGGGCCGCACGCGGCATCCGGATTCTGCACTACATCAATTCGTCGGGCATGAAGGAGATCATCGAAGGCACGGAGATCGCCCACGAATTCCGGAAAATATACGCCTGCTCGTTTCTCTACGACGTGGACGGCATCGCCTACTGGCCCGCCGTGGCGGTCAACTACACCAACAAGACGCAGTTCATCTTCAAGATAAACAAAGGCGTCGAGTCGGTTTTCGACAGCAAGCTGGTGAACCGCTACATCCCCGAAAACGAGCGCCCCATACCGTTCAAACACATGATTTACGTAGGCGACGGAACGACCGACATTCCCTGCATGCGGCTGGTGAAGAACTCCGGCGGCCACTCCATCGCCGTCTACAACCCCGACCAGAAGGGGGCGCGGCGCGAGATGGCCTCGCTGATTCACGACAACCGCGTGAGCCACGTCTGCCCGGCCGACTACTCCGAAGGGTCGGACATGGACGTGCTGGTCAAAACCATCATCGACAAGATCGACCTCGACGACAAACTCGAAAAGCTGGAGGTCGTAAAATGA
- a CDS encoding nitroreductase family protein has protein sequence MEFKELIEKRRSIRKFSDRAVPRETVDRILRETLTAPSARNTRTTRLMVVDDPALVARMAEMRDYGSAFMKGAPLAFVVLGDTSKSDLWRENAAISATLLQLACVDEGLGSCWVHINGRPRRKDEPDGQSAADYLRSFLPVPADCEPLCAIAAGYSDFTPAPLPDADDAARIIRL, from the coding sequence ATGGAATTCAAAGAGTTGATCGAAAAACGCCGCAGCATCCGAAAATTCTCGGACCGGGCGGTGCCGCGCGAGACGGTGGACCGCATCCTGCGCGAGACCCTTACGGCGCCTTCGGCGCGCAACACCCGGACCACGCGTCTCATGGTGGTGGACGATCCGGCCTTGGTGGCCCGCATGGCCGAAATGCGCGATTACGGGTCGGCGTTCATGAAGGGTGCGCCGCTGGCTTTCGTCGTGCTGGGCGATACTTCGAAAAGCGATCTCTGGCGCGAAAACGCCGCGATTTCGGCCACGCTGCTGCAGCTCGCCTGCGTGGACGAGGGACTCGGCTCCTGCTGGGTGCATATCAACGGCCGGCCGCGCCGCAAGGATGAACCCGACGGGCAGAGCGCGGCCGATTACCTGCGCAGTTTCCTGCCCGTCCCGGCGGACTGCGAACCCCTCTGCGCCATTGCGGCCGGCTACTCCGACTTCACGCCCGCTCCCCTGCCCGACGCGGACGACGCGGCGCGGATCATCCGCCTTTAA
- a CDS encoding ATP-binding protein, whose protein sequence is MNLLKKPFGLTLQALLWVMIFGCLLAHPFTNATSSPPGDKRDYVLIINSYNESSSWGWEIITDITARIEQIENLEVYVEHMNTLLMDQQSDLDNFRTNLSREYGKNPPRMLIYIGAPAFIMRDFAEKEWGKGIPSIICAEEDFIGPDKYYVSKRAIPHSERIPLRELSGEYNLTLLYAPIYLEQTIELMRRMIPEMNRLVFVRDGRYINQQYEDELRKLLDTDYPGMRFTSYKASNMSVDQLLDSLNVTDTRHTGVLFSSWHYTRNIAGNTEITANPFKIIASSTAPLFALWPSSVKNSGVVGGFTYDVSVYNRQIIKTFNTILEGRQPRDIPFYTPTDAHPTFNYPAMLRNKISPEICPPDSVFIDKPETFAERNRTAIILCGGFFLLFILFQQWRIRVMRKVEAARRRESESQIKYANLFNRMPIIYIQERVIFDEKHYPADTEFSDINAYFERTFLPRNQVVGKRGSELFADSFSEFLRLVNIVLTENRTVTYPFYYKPLDIFFEVILSRSYLTDHIDIFCLDGTALHKAQQKLDSINHKLSLALDVANIVPWKCDLNNRTILCDINKPVKAASGEAILQNEASLSVSDECYFSKIHKEDRDRIRQAYDDLIAGRTDKVCEEYRVISNESGHWHMEWVEALAAVESFDAQGRPKTLVGTSQVITERKRMEQELLSARDRAEESNRLKTAFLANMSHEIRTPLNAIVGFSGILASTEEEQEKQEYVSIIENNNALLLQLIGDILDLSKIEAGTLDFIHTDFDLNELMREKENVIRMKVREGVELLFEQKYEQCSVCTDRNRLSQVIINLLTNAAKFTQTGSIRFGYEMRGRELYFWVSDTGSGIPADKTEQVFERFVKLNTFKQGTGLGLSICKMIVEHLGGRIGVESEEGKGSKFWFILPYVPGKAAAQRTEEQYPVISVEKDKLVILIAEDNDSNYRLFESILRKEYTLLHAWNGLETVEIYRQRRPHLVLMDINMPVMNGYEATAEIRKLSESVPIIAVTAFAFASDEQKVLQSGFDGYMAKPINALQLRTQIVDMLRKHVVLL, encoded by the coding sequence ATGAACTTACTGAAAAAACCGTTCGGACTGACGCTTCAGGCGTTGCTATGGGTCATGATTTTCGGATGCCTGCTGGCTCATCCTTTCACCAACGCCACCAGCAGCCCTCCGGGAGACAAACGTGATTACGTACTGATAATCAACAGCTACAACGAATCTTCCTCGTGGGGATGGGAGATAATCACCGACATCACCGCCCGGATAGAGCAGATCGAAAACCTCGAAGTATACGTCGAGCATATGAACACGCTCCTGATGGACCAGCAGTCGGATCTGGACAATTTCCGGACGAATCTCTCCCGTGAATACGGCAAGAATCCGCCCCGGATGCTGATATACATCGGCGCCCCGGCCTTCATCATGCGGGACTTCGCCGAAAAGGAGTGGGGGAAAGGCATCCCGTCGATCATCTGCGCCGAGGAGGATTTCATCGGCCCCGACAAGTACTATGTCAGCAAGCGGGCCATCCCGCACTCCGAGCGCATTCCGCTCCGGGAGCTGAGCGGGGAATACAATCTGACACTGCTCTACGCCCCGATCTACCTCGAACAGACCATCGAGCTGATGCGCCGCATGATTCCGGAGATGAACCGCCTCGTATTCGTCCGCGACGGCCGTTATATCAACCAGCAATACGAAGACGAGCTGAGGAAACTGCTCGACACCGATTATCCGGGAATGCGGTTCACCTCCTACAAGGCTTCGAACATGAGCGTGGACCAGCTGCTCGACTCGCTGAACGTCACCGACACCCGGCATACCGGCGTGCTCTTTTCCTCGTGGCACTACACAAGAAATATCGCCGGCAATACCGAGATAACGGCCAATCCCTTCAAGATCATCGCAAGTTCGACGGCTCCGCTGTTCGCACTATGGCCCTCTTCGGTGAAAAACAGCGGCGTGGTAGGCGGATTCACATACGACGTGAGCGTATACAACCGGCAGATCATCAAGACGTTCAACACCATTCTGGAGGGACGCCAGCCGCGCGACATTCCGTTCTACACCCCGACCGACGCACACCCGACGTTCAACTATCCGGCGATGCTGCGCAACAAGATTTCACCCGAAATATGTCCCCCGGATTCGGTATTCATCGACAAACCGGAGACATTCGCGGAGCGGAACAGAACGGCGATCATCCTATGCGGCGGTTTCTTCCTGCTGTTCATCCTCTTCCAGCAATGGCGCATCCGCGTCATGCGAAAGGTCGAAGCGGCCCGCCGACGGGAATCGGAAAGCCAGATAAAATATGCGAACCTGTTCAACCGGATGCCGATCATCTACATTCAGGAACGGGTCATATTCGACGAGAAACACTATCCCGCCGATACGGAATTCAGCGACATAAACGCCTACTTCGAACGGACGTTCCTGCCCCGGAATCAGGTCGTCGGCAAACGGGGGAGCGAACTTTTCGCCGATTCGTTCTCCGAGTTCCTGCGGCTCGTGAACATCGTCCTGACGGAAAACCGGACCGTCACCTATCCCTTCTACTACAAACCGCTGGACATCTTTTTCGAAGTGATTCTGAGCCGCTCGTACCTGACCGACCACATCGACATCTTCTGTCTGGACGGCACCGCGCTGCACAAGGCGCAGCAGAAACTGGACTCGATCAACCACAAGCTCTCGCTGGCGCTCGACGTGGCCAACATCGTTCCGTGGAAATGCGACCTGAACAACCGCACCATCCTCTGCGACATCAACAAACCGGTCAAAGCCGCCTCCGGAGAGGCGATCCTGCAGAACGAAGCTTCGCTTTCGGTAAGCGACGAATGCTATTTCTCGAAGATACACAAGGAGGACCGCGACCGCATACGGCAGGCCTACGACGACCTGATAGCCGGCCGTACGGACAAGGTCTGCGAAGAGTACCGCGTGATCTCCAACGAAAGCGGACACTGGCACATGGAATGGGTCGAAGCGCTGGCCGCCGTGGAGTCGTTCGACGCGCAGGGACGGCCCAAGACGCTCGTCGGAACGTCGCAGGTCATCACCGAACGCAAACGCATGGAGCAGGAACTCCTCTCGGCCCGCGACCGCGCCGAAGAGTCGAACCGCCTGAAAACGGCGTTTCTGGCCAACATGAGCCACGAGATACGCACGCCGCTCAACGCCATCGTCGGATTTTCGGGCATTCTGGCCTCGACCGAAGAGGAGCAGGAGAAGCAGGAATACGTCTCGATCATCGAAAACAACAACGCCCTGCTGCTGCAGCTCATCGGCGACATCCTCGACCTCTCGAAAATCGAGGCGGGGACGCTCGACTTCATCCACACGGACTTCGACCTGAACGAACTGATGCGGGAGAAGGAGAATGTCATCCGCATGAAGGTCCGGGAGGGCGTCGAACTGCTCTTCGAGCAGAAATACGAACAATGCTCCGTCTGCACCGACCGCAACCGGCTCTCGCAGGTGATCATCAACCTGCTGACCAACGCCGCGAAGTTCACGCAGACGGGCAGCATCCGGTTCGGATACGAAATGCGCGGCAGAGAACTCTATTTCTGGGTCTCGGACACCGGTAGCGGAATCCCCGCAGACAAAACGGAACAGGTTTTCGAACGCTTCGTCAAACTCAACACCTTCAAGCAGGGCACGGGACTCGGTCTGTCGATCTGCAAGATGATCGTCGAACATCTGGGCGGACGTATCGGCGTGGAATCCGAAGAGGGCAAAGGATCAAAATTCTGGTTTATCCTGCCCTATGTTCCGGGAAAGGCCGCGGCGCAAAGGACGGAGGAGCAATATCCCGTCATCTCGGTCGAAAAGGACAAACTGGTGATTCTGATCGCCGAGGACAATGACAGCAACTACCGGCTGTTCGAATCGATCCTGCGCAAAGAATACACGCTTCTGCACGCATGGAACGGGTTGGAAACGGTCGAAATATACCGGCAGCGCCGTCCGCATCTCGTATTGATGGATATCAACATGCCCGTGATGAATGGTTACGAGGCCACGGCCGAAATACGCAAACTGTCAGAGAGCGTCCCGATCATCGCCGTGACGGCGTTCGCATTCGCTTCCGACGAACAGAAGGTGCTCCAGAGCGGATTCGACGGCTACATGGCCAAGCCGATCAACGCCCTGCAGTTGCGGACGCAGATCGTCGACATGCTGCGCAAACACGTGGTTCTGCTGTAG
- the recJ gene encoding single-stranded-DNA-specific exonuclease RecJ produces MPIEKRWVVKPQGDSEAVAKLASVLRISPVLANLLVQRGIDTVEKADKFFKPSLADLHDPFLMKDMDKAVERVEQAVRNNEKIMVYGDYDVDGCTAVALVYKFLRQIGHKNLMFYIPDRYTEGYGISVKGIDLAARKGVGLIIALDCGIKATEKIVYAKSKGVDFIICDHHLPAEEIPRAVAVLDPKRVDCSYPFDELSGCGVGFKLVQAYAQKNRIPFEQISPLLDLLVVSIASDIVPLVDENRILAHFGLKDLNREPSKGLLSIIKICGLDKHNITIDDIVFKIGPRINAAGRMRMDENDENASPSGGHAAVELLIEGNESIAAEFGNVIDAYNQDRKSIDRSVTQEAHDFIERNPEMKQLKSTVIYNPKWMKGIVGIVASRLIETYYRPTVVLTMSNGFVTGSARSVPGFDLYQAVESCSDLLENFGGHMYAAGLTMRPENVDEFTRRFNAYVEENIDPQMLMPQVDIDSELLFSDITPAFRKDLNRFQPFGPGNTAPVFATYGVSNHGDAKLVGVECEHLRMDLIQRQKPNTKIQSIAFQQPTHYEWVRSGRPIDVCYQIVENHYRGTVTTQLRIKDIKPVLNK; encoded by the coding sequence ATGCCTATAGAAAAACGATGGGTAGTGAAACCGCAGGGCGATTCCGAGGCGGTGGCGAAGCTCGCCTCCGTGCTCAGGATATCCCCCGTGCTGGCGAATCTGCTCGTACAGAGAGGCATAGACACTGTAGAAAAGGCGGACAAGTTCTTTAAACCGAGCCTCGCCGACCTCCACGATCCGTTCCTGATGAAGGATATGGACAAGGCGGTCGAGCGGGTCGAACAGGCCGTTCGTAACAATGAGAAGATCATGGTTTACGGCGACTACGACGTGGACGGCTGCACGGCCGTTGCGCTGGTGTACAAGTTCCTGCGCCAGATCGGGCATAAAAACCTGATGTTCTACATTCCCGACCGTTATACCGAAGGTTACGGCATTTCGGTCAAAGGTATCGACCTCGCGGCCCGCAAGGGCGTGGGGCTTATCATCGCTCTGGACTGCGGTATCAAAGCCACGGAAAAGATTGTCTATGCAAAGAGCAAGGGCGTGGATTTCATCATCTGCGACCATCACCTCCCGGCCGAGGAAATTCCCCGCGCCGTAGCCGTTCTGGACCCCAAGCGGGTCGATTGTTCCTACCCGTTCGACGAACTGTCGGGCTGCGGCGTGGGATTCAAACTCGTGCAGGCCTACGCCCAGAAAAACCGGATTCCCTTCGAGCAGATCAGCCCGCTGCTGGACCTGCTGGTAGTGAGCATCGCCTCGGACATCGTGCCGCTGGTGGACGAAAACCGCATTCTGGCGCATTTCGGCCTCAAAGACCTCAACCGCGAGCCGTCGAAGGGCCTGCTGTCGATCATCAAGATCTGCGGTCTGGACAAACACAACATCACCATCGACGACATCGTCTTCAAGATCGGTCCCCGCATCAACGCCGCCGGGCGCATGCGCATGGACGAGAACGACGAGAATGCGTCGCCTTCGGGCGGCCACGCCGCCGTCGAGCTGCTGATCGAGGGTAACGAAAGCATCGCCGCGGAGTTCGGCAACGTCATCGACGCCTACAATCAGGACCGCAAGTCGATCGACCGCTCCGTCACGCAGGAAGCGCACGACTTCATCGAGCGCAACCCCGAAATGAAGCAGCTGAAGAGCACCGTGATCTACAATCCCAAGTGGATGAAGGGCATCGTGGGCATCGTCGCGTCGCGTCTGATCGAAACCTACTACCGGCCCACGGTGGTGCTGACGATGAGCAACGGATTCGTGACCGGATCGGCCCGTTCGGTGCCGGGCTTCGACCTCTATCAGGCCGTCGAATCGTGCTCGGACCTGCTGGAGAACTTCGGCGGGCACATGTACGCCGCAGGACTGACGATGCGGCCCGAAAACGTGGACGAGTTCACCCGGCGCTTCAACGCCTATGTCGAGGAGAATATCGACCCGCAGATGCTGATGCCACAAGTGGACATCGACAGCGAACTGCTCTTCTCGGACATCACGCCCGCATTCCGCAAGGACCTCAACCGTTTCCAGCCCTTCGGGCCGGGCAATACGGCGCCGGTCTTCGCAACGTACGGGGTCAGCAACCACGGCGACGCCAAACTGGTCGGCGTGGAGTGCGAGCACCTGCGCATGGACCTCATCCAGCGGCAGAAGCCCAACACCAAGATCCAGTCGATCGCCTTCCAGCAGCCCACGCACTACGAATGGGTGCGTTCGGGACGCCCGATCGACGTATGCTACCAGATCGTCGAAAACCACTACCGCGGTACGGTAACCACCCAGTTGCGTATCAAGGACATTAAACCCGTTTTAAACAAATAG
- the lipB gene encoding lipoyl(octanoyl) transferase LipB: MNVYCRDLGQMDYKACWDLQQTLFDALTAGKTNRTAAPESATPSSEEAGTILLVEHPPVYTLGKSGHAENLLVGREALEAMGAQFFHIDRGGDITFHGPGQLVCYPILDLERLGIGLRAYIDALEESVIRTVAEYGIRAERIAGASGVWVGAGIAQEGDHRTADGGGKCTPAGAPRKICAIGVRSSRYITMHGFALNVTTDLEWFSRINPCGFTDRGATSIERETGAKVPMDDVKRLVVKFLSEILNVRIYK, encoded by the coding sequence ATGAACGTTTACTGCCGGGACCTCGGACAGATGGACTACAAAGCCTGCTGGGATTTGCAGCAGACCCTGTTCGACGCCCTGACAGCCGGAAAAACGAACCGGACGGCAGCGCCGGAGAGCGCAACGCCGTCCTCGGAAGAGGCGGGCACGATCCTGCTGGTGGAGCATCCGCCGGTGTACACGCTCGGCAAAAGCGGCCACGCCGAGAACCTGCTCGTGGGCCGCGAAGCGCTCGAAGCGATGGGCGCGCAGTTCTTTCACATAGACCGAGGGGGCGACATCACCTTCCACGGACCCGGACAGCTGGTCTGCTATCCGATTCTGGACCTCGAAAGGTTAGGCATCGGGCTGAGGGCATACATCGACGCGCTGGAAGAGTCCGTCATTCGCACCGTGGCCGAATACGGCATCCGGGCGGAACGCATCGCAGGCGCTTCGGGCGTCTGGGTGGGAGCGGGAATCGCGCAAGAAGGCGATCACCGGACCGCGGACGGCGGCGGAAAATGCACGCCGGCGGGCGCTCCGCGCAAGATATGCGCAATAGGAGTCCGTTCGTCGCGTTATATTACCATGCACGGGTTCGCGCTGAACGTAACGACCGATCTGGAGTGGTTTTCGCGCATCAACCCCTGCGGATTCACCGACCGGGGCGCGACCTCGATCGAAAGGGAAACGGGCGCCAAAGTCCCGATGGACGATGTCAAAAGACTCGTCGTGAAATTTTTAAGTGAGATATTAAATGTTAGAATATATAAATAG
- the lipA gene encoding lipoyl synthase: MPKFYDKVDVLKKPGWLKIRLHRTPEYAEVQQIVRKHALHTICSSGMCPNKAECWSRRTATFMILGDICTRGCRFCATRTGHPLAPDAEEPRRVAESVSLMKLRYVVVTSVTRDDLPDGGAAHWAETVRAIRKQNPDAAIELLIPDLDARPDLLDTVIASKPDIIGHNIETVERLTPVVRSRAKYRTSLETLRHMSRQGVATKSGLMVGLGESDDEVLQTLHDLREAGVGIVTLGQYLRPTLEHYPVAAYITPEKFEWYRLKALEMGFAYCASAPLVRSSYLAEEALKSVKSLQR, from the coding sequence ATGCCGAAGTTTTATGACAAGGTAGACGTACTGAAAAAACCCGGATGGCTGAAGATCCGGCTCCACCGAACCCCGGAATACGCCGAGGTTCAGCAGATAGTCCGAAAACATGCGCTGCACACGATTTGCAGCAGCGGCATGTGTCCCAACAAGGCCGAATGCTGGAGCCGCAGAACCGCGACCTTCATGATTCTGGGCGATATCTGCACACGGGGCTGCCGCTTCTGTGCCACCAGAACAGGACATCCCCTTGCCCCGGACGCCGAGGAACCCCGGCGGGTAGCCGAAAGCGTCTCGCTGATGAAACTGAGGTATGTCGTCGTAACTTCTGTAACGCGTGACGACCTGCCGGACGGCGGCGCCGCACATTGGGCCGAAACCGTCCGCGCCATCCGCAAACAGAATCCCGACGCCGCAATTGAGCTCCTTATTCCCGATCTCGACGCACGGCCCGACCTCTTGGACACGGTCATCGCGTCGAAGCCCGATATAATCGGGCACAACATCGAAACCGTCGAGCGGCTGACCCCCGTGGTCCGTTCCAGAGCGAAATATCGCACGAGTCTGGAGACCCTGCGCCACATGAGCCGGCAGGGCGTCGCAACGAAAAGCGGACTGATGGTCGGACTTGGCGAGAGCGATGACGAAGTATTACAAACCCTGCACGACCTGCGCGAAGCGGGCGTCGGGATCGTAACGCTCGGTCAGTACCTTCGTCCAACTTTGGAGCATTACCCCGTGGCGGCGTATATCACTCCTGAAAAATTCGAATGGTACAGACTCAAAGCGCTGGAAATGGGCTTCGCCTACTGCGCGAGCGCGCCGCTGGTCCGCTCGTCGTATTTGGCGGAAGAGGCCCTGAAAAGCGTTAAAAGTTTGCAGCGATGA
- a CDS encoding helix-turn-helix domain-containing protein, whose amino-acid sequence MKNSLNSSAQQPMIVKYVEALHNGIQSQALSRYAIGYILRGTKYIYEGDKRQTLTRGDVFYLGIGHHYIENFPENGQPFEQVLFYYTPADLQRILMHLNITYGLNISNEHSCENCRNRTHVAMPAWNSIRNFFVNTNNDLRDEDFHRDETAENIKMTELIYLIASHEDCCIKSKLLSNVDAAKENFEQIVYDHIFKDISIEELSKLTNRSLTSFKKEFRRHFQMPPHKWYIRQRLMHSRLLLISTSKSISEIGNACTFPNTSHFIKLFKKEYQMTPAAYRNRHITSLTPEKQPETVQNAEIREAL is encoded by the coding sequence ATGAAGAATTCATTGAATTCGTCGGCTCAGCAGCCGATGATCGTGAAGTATGTCGAAGCACTTCACAACGGAATCCAGTCTCAGGCGCTTTCGCGCTATGCAATCGGTTACATTCTTCGTGGTACGAAGTACATCTACGAAGGCGATAAGCGCCAGACGCTCACACGCGGAGACGTATTCTACCTCGGCATCGGGCATCACTATATCGAGAACTTCCCGGAAAACGGCCAGCCCTTCGAACAAGTGCTCTTTTATTATACGCCGGCGGACCTCCAGCGTATCCTGATGCATCTGAACATCACCTACGGCCTGAACATTTCGAACGAACATTCGTGTGAAAACTGCCGCAACCGCACGCACGTCGCCATGCCCGCATGGAATTCGATCCGCAACTTTTTCGTCAATACCAACAACGACCTGCGCGACGAAGATTTCCACCGCGACGAGACGGCCGAGAACATCAAGATGACCGAATTGATCTATCTGATCGCCTCGCACGAGGACTGCTGCATCAAAAGCAAGCTGCTGAGCAACGTGGACGCCGCGAAAGAGAATTTCGAACAGATCGTCTACGACCATATCTTCAAAGACATCTCCATCGAGGAGCTTTCGAAACTGACGAACCGTTCGCTCACTTCGTTCAAGAAGGAGTTCCGCCGTCATTTCCAGATGCCGCCCCACAAGTGGTACATCCGCCAGCGGCTGATGCACTCGCGTCTGCTGCTGATCTCGACCTCGAAATCCATTTCGGAGATCGGCAACGCCTGCACGTTCCCCAATACGTCGCATTTTATTAAACTTTTCAAAAAGGAATACCAGATGACGCCGGCCGCTTACCGCAACCGCCACATCACTTCGCTCACCCCGGAGAAGCAGCCCGAAACGGTGCAGAACGCGGAAATACGCGAAGCGCTTTAA